The Mercurialis annua linkage group LG2, ddMerAnnu1.2, whole genome shotgun sequence genome contains a region encoding:
- the LOC126667757 gene encoding uncharacterized protein LOC126667757, protein METALVGNFCKPNPLVSSLFYSSSSTKKVLPTTLRKPLVSSSFTSLQVGAETDYTSEQFVWPSPSDEIPFWKRDFPSWDATSEDHGDVLKDSNLMHIIHVTAEMAPIAKVGGLGDVVTGLARACLLRGHTVDIMLPFYECIQRQQINDLVLINTYDSYHDGNWIGTNAYRGVVSGIPVIFIEPENEFFKGQQVYGGSYNELEAYLFFSRACLEWMQVAGVQPCIIHVHEWQTGALPLLYWDMYQYLSLKKPRVVLTIHNMEHYGECRQEQLSKCGLDGSVYATADKAVDDRTIGHNPERLSLLKGGIVYSNAVATVSPTYLNETLCSGWLASTLIMHRDKYFGILNGIDTTMWNPATDVFLPAKFNAQNIEGKKLCKYYVLRGLGLAPERILTGNHVASETLKVPLVVCISRLVPQKGLHLITHAIKHVETLGGQMVILGKASDGRVENEFKHLALSHSHGTSIRILLTYSEELSHMLYAAADIVLVPSIYEPCGLSQMIGMRYGAVPLVRRTGGLADTVFDMDDQSNNEIANGFVFEGIDEGSLNCALGRAFSLYRNKADEWNEVVKKVMEIDNSWNRTAGKYIQAYDSVRASS, encoded by the exons ATGGAGACTGCTTTAGTGGGCAATTTTTGTAAGCCAAACCCATTAGTTTCATCACTCTTCTATTCATCATCATCAACCAAAAAAGTGCTGCCCACTACTCTAAGGAAGCCATTAGTGTCATCATCTTTCACTTCCTTACAG GTGGGTGCTGAAACTGATTATACTTCAGAACAATTTGTTTGGCCTTCTCCTAGTGATGAAATCCCATTTTGGAAGAGGGATTTCCCTTCATGGGATGCTACTTCAGAAGATCATGGTGATGTTTTGAAGGATTCCAATCTTATGCACATTATTCATGTGACTGCTGAGATGGCACCCATTGCCAAAGTTGGGGGCCTTGGTGATGTTGTCACTGGCCTTGCCCGTGCTTGTCTTCTGCGTGGGCATACTGTCGACATTATGCTTCCTTTCTATGAGTGCATTCAGAGGCAGCAAATCAATGACTTGGTGTTGATTAATACGTATGATTCGTACCATGATGGTAACTGGATAGGGACTAATGCGTATCGTGGAGTAGTGTCGGGAATTCCCGTGATATTTATTGAGCCGGAAAATGAATTCTTTAAGGGGCAACAGGTGTATGGTGGTTCGTACAATGAGTTGGAGGCTTATTTGTTTTTTAGTCGGGCTTGTCTTGAGTGGATGCAG GTTGCAGGGGTTCAACCTTGCATTATTCATGTCCATGAGTGGCAAACGGGTGCTTTGCCTCTGCTTTACTGGGATATGTACCAATATCTTTCACTTAAG AAGCCACGAGTAGTATTGACTATACATAACATGGAGCATTATGGAGAGTGTCG GCAAGAGCAGCTCAGCAAGTGCGGTCTTGATGGATCTGTCTACGCAACTGCTGATAAA GCAGTTGATGATCGAACCATTGGCCATAATCCTGAGAGATTGAGCTTATTGAAAGGTGGAATAGTATACAGCAATGCAGTGGC TACAGTCTCCCCAACTTATCTCAACGAAACACTCTGCTCTGGATGGTTGGCAAGCACTTTGATAATGCATCGTGATAA GTACTTTGGTATTTTAAATGGAATAGACACTACAATGTGGAATCCTGCTACTGATGTTTTCTTGCCTGCCAAGTTCAATG CTCAAAATATAGAGGGCAAGAAGCTATGCAAGTACTATGTACTTAGGGGACTTGGTTTGGCACCTGAAAGAATTTTAACTGGTAACCATGTGGCAAGTGAAACGCTCAAGGTCCCCTTGGTTGTTTGTATAAGCAGACTGGTTCCTCAAAAGGGTCTTCATTTGATTACCCATGCAATTAAGCATGTTGAAACACTT GGTGGACAAATGGTTATACTTGGCAAGGCTTCAGATGGTCGAGTTGAAAATGAATTCAAGCATCTGGCACTTTCG CATAGCCATGGTACCAGCATTCGTATTCTATTAACGTATAG TGAGGAGCTCTCGCACATGCTTTATGCAGCAGCAGACATTGTGTTAGTCCCTTCCATATATGAGCCATGTGGACTTTCACAAATGATTGGAATGAGATATGGTGCG GTCCCCTTAGTTAGAAGGACTGGTGGCCTTGCAGACACAGTCTTTGACATGGACGACCAGTCAAACAATGAGATAGCTAATGG GTTTGTATTTGAAGGAATCGATGAAGGTTCCTTAAATTGCGCTCTGGGCCGTGCATTTTCTTTATACAGAAACA AAGCAGATGAGTGGAATGAAGTTGTAAAGAAGGTTATGGAAATTGATAATAGCTGGAACAGAACAGCTGGGAAGTACATTCAAGCTTATGATTCGGTTAGAGCGAGTTCCTGA
- the LOC126669095 gene encoding YTH domain-containing protein ECT1-like gives MDSSPSPSPEDRRQLPSAGESPIRRDNLTEQPLSRKDERIISENPYPDAAVIQHTPSLDSSAGDFNIVAPLNFYAANEQAISYGNYGNSTGSWDGYPQYLNAADGLHISPVVYNDNSSIMFHSGYGFNPEMAYGQYSPVATPLPLMLDGQLYSPQQIPFAPSYYPQSAPPNAPSSVPSSELITSENNTDNLLYGPGSGYLVQFGSYGGGNISGTPGSSPLTSPSVYSHPMGILGPYEHHMQQMAQQPSTGHYQHHGSYHNSNVGSGSISYSGARDWGRASADKGRRRERNHDSVYTSNDALGFDRNRGPRASKIKGKASEQISLPGNGKDDSSSSRIQLDLYNRPDFVTDYENSKFFIIKSFSEDNIHKSIKYSVWASTPHGNKKLDAAYRDAKEKEGNCPVFLLFSVNASGQFCGVAEMVGPVDFERNADYWQQDRWSGQFPVHWHIIKDVPNSRFRHILLENNDNKPVTHSRDSQEVKREQGIEMLKIFKDHVAHTSILEDFDFYNQRERSLKERRAKEQSSRGVDASPSLADETISQISGSFAQGLHLNDESKESAGLDASSSARTNSVAPSVGNSNPMTQQHVNEHNSVI, from the exons ATGGACTCTTCTCCTTCTCCTTCTCCCGAGGATCGTCGTCAACTTCCCTCCGCcg GTGAGTCGCCAATCAGACGGGATAATTTGACTGAACAG CCACTTTCGCGCAAAGATGAAAGGATCATTTCGGAGAATCCTTATCCCGATGCTGCAGTCATACAACATACACCCTCGTTGGATTCTTCTGCTGGAGATTTCAACATTGTAGCACCGCTCAATTTCTATGCTGCAAATGAACAGGCAATTTCTTATGGCA ATTATGGAAACAGCACTGGCTCTTGGGATGGGTATCCTCAATATCTTAATGCTGCAGATGGCTTGCATATATCTCCA GTTGTCTACAATGATAATTCATCTATCATGTTTCATTCTGGTTATGGCTTTAATCCTGAGATGGCATATGGCCAATATTCTCCAGTTGCTACTCCTTTGCCTCTAATGCTAGATGGCCAATTATACTCCCCGCAACAGATCCCATTTGCGCCATCATACTATCCGCAATCTGCACCTCCCAATGCGCCTTCATCAGTTCCATCATCTGAGCTCATTACATCAGAAAATAATACTGACAACTTGCTTTACGGGCCAGGATCAGGTTACTTAGTACAGTTTGGGTCATATGGTGGAGGGAACATCTCTGGAACACCTGGATCTAGTCCATTAACGTCTCCATCAGTTTATTCTCATCCAATGGGCATACTTGGGCCATATGAGCACCATATGCAACAG ATGGCTCAACAGCCGTCCACTGGACACTACCAGCATCATGGATCCTACCATAACTCCAATGTTGGCAGTGGATCTATTTCTTACTCAGGGGCCCGTGATTGGGGCCGGGCTTCTGCTGATAAGGgcagaagaagagagagaaaccATGATTCAGTTTACACCTCTAATGATGCACTTGGTTTTGATCGTAATCGAGGGCCGAGGGCTTCAAAGATTAAGGGAAAGGCTTCTGAACAGATTTCACTCCCTGGTAATGGCAAAGATGATTCATCTAGTTCCCGAATTCAGCTTGATCTGTACAACAGGCCAGATTTTGTCACTGATTATGAGAATTCCAAGTTCTTTATAATCAAGTCTTTCAGTGAAGATAACATTCATAAAAGCATTAAATACAGTGTTTGGGCCAGCACTCCACATGGGAATAAGAAATTAGATGCTGCTTATCGTGATGCAAAGGAGAAAGAAGGAAACTGCCCAGTCTTTCTCTTGTTCTCG GTCAATGCTAGTGGTCAGTTCTGTGGGGTAGCCGAAATGGTTGGACCTGTGGATTTTGAGAGAAATGCTGATTACTGGCAACAGGATAGGTGGAGTGGTCAGTTCCCTGTCCATTGGCATATCATCAAAGATGTTCCCAATAGTCGGTTCCGTCACATACTACTTGAGAATAATGACAACAAGCCTGTTACTCATAGTCGAGATTCGCAGGAG GTGAAACGAGAACAGGGTATTGAAAtgctgaaaattttcaaggatCATGTTGCACATACATCTATTCTAGAGGATTTTGATTTTTACAATCAGCGGGAAAGATCTTTAAAAGAACGAAGGGCCAAAGAACAATCAAGTCGAGGTGTGGATGCTTCACCTTCACTTGCTGATGAGACGATAAGTCAAATATCTGGGAGCTTTGCTCAAGGTCTCCACTTGAATGATGAGAGTAAAGAATCAGCAGGACTTGATGCTAGTAGTAGCGCAAGGACTAACTCTGTGGCTCCATCTGTTGGCAATTCGAATCCTATGACCCAGCAGCATGTCAATGAGCACAATTCTGTCATTTGA